A stretch of Episyrphus balteatus chromosome 2, idEpiBalt1.1, whole genome shotgun sequence DNA encodes these proteins:
- the LOC129909613 gene encoding uncharacterized protein LOC129909613: MSNLDDFIFAADLLVKFHASAKEVPETSHSITTLEARKSELKDLWNSVKEKYAQCARYIPTLEEEPLDMDAIESKYRNSNETYVNCLGLFLEFQNKLKPDPVVVKEFTTVNMPQKSGSSHCIKLPPCDTDVFRGDYISWPAFRDMFDAVYIQHPKLGEVEKLFHLRCKTRDEAFRTVSQFPLTNASFELAWAALRATYENTRILVNNQVKNIFNLPTVHEESAKSIRTLQSKINDSLAALKAHQVDTTNWDPILVFACCNRLPKTTLSLWEQSLEDPTKVPTWNKLDKFLNSRFQTLESISDTTSSKPISQNFQVTKKNNFQKQSKVNSFLAKAGGTKCKICSAEHTIYECPKFSALPIQSRIAIVREKKMCNNCLGTSHQKATCSSKYSCSFCKKRHHTLLHLTPNTTPAQNQNSNIQSTSQSQAIQNPQISASSQPFIPQAAYQNFMVTSRKRILLATALVNIVGLDTVYTVRALIDPGSEVSFISAAVQKRLNLPYIDKNSTISGISGNLSITSKKLCSFLITSANPPPVTVSANAIVLKTLTNNLPSSSFSVVDPTIFEGLQLADPTFNKSSQVDLLIGADLYPSIIRNGIKHISNSLLAQNTMFGWILSGPIPESFQSFNITVNKSCQCNNEVRRFWELEELPFTIIRSKEDCFCEELYKTTTFRRADGRFVVRLPFKPQTSKTGLGYSRFIALKQFSRTEKSLASKENLKSQYSKVISEYLSLNHMRKVTPLERIEEGQVKSFYLPHHAVIKPESTSTKVRVVFNASNASSNGVSLNDLLYPGPILQQDLSSLIIRWRFYKYVFNADIEKMYRQILVNPRDTPFQRILFRTSPHLEIEDFELLTVTFGVNCAPYLAIRTLLELARIGKTDFPLASKILQSEIYVDDVLSGAHNIHSAMKAQSELISLLDSAGFPLRKWTSNTPCLLEHLPREHILNENFLKLDIDSNTKTLGIRWNAKGDNFYFSIQPIVLPETPTKREVFSQICRIFDPAGWLAPVVIVAKMLMQKIWAEHTDWDDPLQSDSFKIWKNFAESLNDIKQIEIPRWVEYSPSSEVQFHGFCDSSEKAYAATLYISVRQSNGTFSSHLLCAKSRVSPIKSVSLPRLELCGALLLSKMVKIYVSSFPVHAYQTFLWTDSSIVLAWLKKPPCVWKTFIANRTSEILENVGNIPWRHVKSAENPADLATRGLMASDLKCNTFWWNGPSWLCQPIPLWPVISPVAPLVEDLEQKPVVSLVVQEVSEDILDRFSSLPRAMRVIGYIFRFFYKFSKRSDTRYTSLDITSEEMQFVRTRLILISQKRYFLKEHSLLLEGKPVHPKSSLISFNPYLDSDNLLRVNGRLSQSDLSYNEKHPLILPHSARFSYLLTQFIHEISLHGGNSLMLRLLRQSFWIPRLQNLIKLCIRQCKTCVINKKALCKQFMAALPPERCTYSPTFTVTGVDFAGPFVIKSFNARNCRMTKGYACVFVCFSTKAIHLEAVSDLSSEAFLASFARFSARRGLPSQVYSDNGTNFTGADAILRKEFKKFLDTIPQETRAAYGVQGLKWNFIPPGAPHMGGLWEAGVKSCKKHLRRLGTSARFTFEEFSTILARIEACLNSRPLSSMSNNSSDILALTPGHFLCGRPLIMFPERNSEFVDLSYINRWEKLKCLQQQFCRRWKDEYLKELHQRYKWQSPQENVQVNDLVVVQNEILPPTEWRLGRVIQVHPGVDGRVRVATLKTQYGDIRRPVVKLCVLPFK; the protein is encoded by the coding sequence ATGTCAAATTTAgacgattttatttttgcgGCAGATTTGCTTGTCAAATTTCATGCTTCGGCAAAAGAAGTGCCTGAAACTAGCCATTCAATTACGACATTAGAAGCTCGAAAATCAGAACTCAAAGATTTATGGAATAGTGTCAAAGAGAAATATGCTCAATGTGCTCGTTATATCCCTACTCTAGAGGAAGAACCCCTCGATATGGATGCAATAGAATCAAAGTACAGAAACAGCAATGAAACTTATGTGAATTGCCTAGGATTGTTTCTTGAGTTCCAAAACAAACTAAAACCTGACCCTGTTGTTGTTAAGGAGTTTACCACTGTCAACATGCCACAGAAATCCGGGTCCTCTCATTGTATCAAATTACCACCATGTGATACCGATGTGTTTCGTGGTGATTATATCTCTTGGCCTGCATTTCGCGACATGTTCGATGCGGTTTATATTCAACACCCTAAGTTAGGTGAAGTGGAAAAACTATTCCATCTTCGTTGTAAGACAAGAGACGAGGCATTTAGGACTGTCAGTCAGTTTCCTTTAACAAATGCTAGTTTTGAACTTGCCTGGGCAGCTTTGCGTGCCACATATGAGAACACTCGTATTCTTGTTAACAACCaggtcaaaaacatttttaacttgcCTACAGTTCATGAAGAGAGCGCAAAATCTATTCGAACCCTCCAAAGTAAAATTAATGATTCTCTAGCCGCACTTAAAGCTCACCAAGTCGATACCACAAATTGGGACCCAATCCTTGTGTTCGCCTGTTGCAATAGGCTGCCTAAAACCACATTATCTCTTTGGGAACAATCTTTAGAAGATCCAACAAAAGTACCAACTTGGAACAAATTAGACAAATTCCTAAATTCACGATTCCAGACCTTAGAATCTATTTCAGATACCACTTCTTCAAAACCAATTTCACAGAATTTCCAAGTCaccaagaaaaacaattttcaaaagcaAAGCAAAGTCAATTCTTTTCTTGCGAAGGCGGGAGGAACTAAGTGCAAAATCTGCTCGGCAGAGCATACCATCTATGAGTGCCCTAAATTTTCGGCTTTACCAATCCAATCCAGAATCGCAATAGTTCGAGAAAAGAAAATGTGTAATAATTGCTTAGGTACTAGTCATCAAAAGGCTACTTGTTCTAGCAAATATTCTTgcagtttttgcaaaaaaaggcACCATACACTTTTGCATCTTACACCCAATACCACTCCAGCTCAAAATCAAAACTCAAATATACAGTCCACTTCTCAATCACAAGCTATTCAAAATCCTCAAATCTCTGCCTCTTCGCAACCATTTATTCCTCAAGCTGCATATCAAAATTTCATGGTGACCTCTagaaaaagaattcttttggCTACTGCCTTAGTGAATATAGTAGGACTGGATACAGTGTATACCGTAAGGGCACTAATTGATCCAGGTTCCGAAGTATCTTTCATTTCGGCAGCTGTGCAAAAACGTCTGAATTTGCCATATATCGACAAAAATTCTACAATTTCTGGAATCAGTGGAAATCTCTCTATCACTTCTAAGAAACTTTGTTCCTTTTTAATCACTTCTGCTAACCCCCCTCCAGTCACTGTTTCAGCAAACGCCATTGTGCTTAAAACACTAACTAACAACCTCCCAAGTTCATCTTTCTCGGTAGTAGATCCTACCATTTTTGAAGGCCTTCAATTGGCCGATCCAACGTTTAATAAGTCCTCTCAGGTGGATCTTCTGATTGGTGCCGATCTTTACCCATCCATCATCCGTAATGGCATTAAACACATTTCTAACTCACTACTTGCCCAAAATACTATGTTCGGTTGGATATTGTCGGGGCCAATTCCAGAGTCGTTTCAATCATTCAACATAACAGTTAACAAATCATGCCAATGTAACAATGAAGTACGCAGATTCTGGGAATTAGAAGAACTGCCCTTTACAATTATTCGTTCTAAAGAAGACTGTTTCTGTGAAGAATTGTATAAAACAACCACCTTTAGACGCGCTGATGGTAGGTTTGTTGTCCGACTCCCCTTTAAACCACAAACTTCAAAGACTGGTTTAGGTTACTCTAGGTTTATCGCCCTAAAACAATTTTCTAGAACTGAAAAATCTCTAGcctcaaaagaaaatttgaaatcccaatattcaaaagtcatttcTGAGTACCTTTCTCTAAATCACATGAGAAAGGTTACTCCATTGGAGCGTATTGAAGAAGGTCAAGTAAAGTCATTTTATTTACCGCATCATGCGGTAATAAAACCAGAAAGTACTTCGACAAAAGTACGTGTCGTCTTCAATGCGTCCAATGCCTCGTCAAACGGTGTCAGTTTAAATGATTTATTGTACCCTGGCCCGATTTTACAACAAGACTTATCATCGTTAATCATTCGCTGGCGATTTTATAAATATGTGTTTAATGCGGACATAGAAAAAATGTACCGGCAAATTTTGGTCAACCCACGGGACACTCCATTTCAACGAATTCTTTTCCGCACTTCTCCTCATTTAGAAATTGAAGATTTCGAACTCCTCACTGTTACTTTTGGCGTAAATTGCGCCCCCTACTTGGCTATCCGTACCCTACTTGAATTGGCAAGAATTGGAAAAACCGATTTCCCTCTCGCGTCAAAAATACTTCAGTCAGAAATTTATGTTGATGACGTTTTGTCCGGCGCTCATAATATTCATTCCGCTATGAAAGCTCAATCTGAACTTATCAGTCTTCTCGATTCAGCAGGATTTCCACTCCGGAAGTGGACTTCTAACACTCCCTGTTTACTCGAACATTTGCCTCGAGAacatattttgaatgaaaattttttgaagctAGACATTGACAGTAATACAAAAACCTTAGGGATACGCTGGAATGCCAAGGGGGATAATTTCTACTTTTCCATACAACCAATAGTTTTACCCGAAACTCCCACCAAACGAgaagttttttctcaaatatgCCGTATTTTTGACCCTGCAGGTTGGTTAGCTCCCGTTGTGATAGTTGCAAAAATGCTCATGCAAAAAATCTGGGCAGAGCATACTGATTGGGACGATCCTCTTCAATCTGACTcgtttaaaatttggaaaaattttgcGGAATCGTTAAATgacataaaacaaattgaaatacCCCGTTGGGTAGAATATTCACCCTCGTCAGAAGTCCAATTTCATGGTTTTTGTGACTCCTCAGAAAAGGCATATGCCGCCACTTTATACATCAGCGTTCGTCAGTCTAACGGAACTTTCTCTTCTCACTTGCTCTGTGCAAAATCAAGGGTTTCACCCATCAAATCTGTCTCATTGCCACGCCTTGAGTTGTGTGGGGCACTTCTACTTTCCAAAATGGTAAAAATTTACGTTTCAAGTTTCCCTGTCCACGCATACCAGACCTTTTTATGGACCGATTCGTCGATCGTATTAGCTTGGCTTAAGAAACCACCTTGTGTTTGGAAGACTTTTATTGCAAATCGCACTAgcgaaattttagaaaatgttggaaacATCCCTTGGAGACACGTGAAATCAGCTGAAAATCCAGCTGATTTAGCCACTCGAGGTTTAATGGCTTCAGATTTGAAGTGTAACACTTTTTGGTGGAATGGCCCCTCTTGGCTTTGCCAACCCATCCCTCTTTGGCCAGTAATCTCTCCTGTCGCCCCCCTCGTCGAAGACCTCGAACAAAAACCAGTTGTTTCCTTGGTAGTTCAAGAAGTGTCAGAAGACATTCTTGATCGTTTTTCATCGTTACCCCGTGCTATGCGTGTCATTGGCTACATATTCcgttttttctataaattttcaaaaaggtcaGACACTCGATACACTTCGCTCGATATAACTTCTGAAGAAATGCAATTTGTAAGAACACGTTTAATTttaatctctcaaaaaagatattttttaaaggaaCACTCATTGTTGTTAGAAGGTAAACCCGTACATCCCAAAAGCTCATTAATATCATTTAATCCATACTTAGACTCCGATAATCTTCTCAGGGTTAATGGTCGACTATCTCAGTCAGATCTTTCCTACAATGAAAAACACCCACTCATTCTGCCGCATAGTGCTAGATTTTCGTATCTCCTCACTCAATTTATTCATGAAATTTCTTTGCACGGTGGCAATTCCTTAATGTTACGACTCTTGCGTCAAAGTTTTTGGATCCCTAGACTACAAAATCTCATCAAGCTCTGTATTCGCCAATGTAAAACGTgtgtcatcaataaaaaagcACTATGCAAGCAATTTATGGCTGCTTTGCCCCCTGAAAGATGCACTTATTCTCCTACTTTCACTGTTACAGGGGTTGATTTCGCGGGCCCTTTCGTGATAAAGAGTTTCAATGCAAGAAATTGCCGCATGACCAAAGGTTATGCCTGTGTGTTTGTCTGCTTCTCCACGAAGGCTATACATTTAGAGGCTGTAAGTGACCTCTCGTCTGAAGCTTTCTTGGCTTCATTTGCTCGATTTTCTGCAAGACGGGGCTTGCCCTCGCAAGTTTATTCGGACAACGGTACCAATTTTACTGGTGCCGATGCAATTTTACGCAAAGAGTTCAAGAAATTCCTCGACACTATTCCCCAAGAAACTCGTGCCGCTTATGGTGTTCAAGGTCTTAAATGGAATTTTATTCCGCCTGGGGCCCCACATATGGGAGGCCTTTGGGAGGCCGGTGTAAAAAGCTGTAAGAAACACCTCAGAAGATTAGGGACCAGTGCAcgattcacatttgaagaattttccACAATTTTAGCTCGTATTGAAGCGTGTTTAAACTCGCGTCCACTTTCATCCATGTCAAATAATTCCTCTGACATCTTGGCTTTGACTCCAGGTCATTTTCTTTGTGGACGTCCGCTCATAATGTTTCCTGAAAGAAATTCGGAATTTGTCGATTTGTCTTATATTAACCGATGGGAAAAACTTAAATGCCTTCAACAACAATTTTGTCGTAGATGGAAAGACGAATATCTCAAAGAACTTCATCAACGATATAAATGGCAATCGCCACAAGAGAACGTCCAGGTAAATGACCTAGTAGTGGTTCAAAATGAAATTCTTCCTCCCACTGAATGGCGCCTTGGTCGTGTAATACAAGTACACCCTGGTGTCGATGGAAGAGTAAGGGTGGCGACGCTCAAAACCCAATACGGCGACATTAGACGCCCAGTCGTAAAACTTTGTGTTTTGCCCTTTAAATAA